In Salvelinus alpinus chromosome 30, SLU_Salpinus.1, whole genome shotgun sequence, a single genomic region encodes these proteins:
- the map4l gene encoding microtubule-associated protein 4 isoform X8, whose translation MDLSLHDALTDGAPQSGPDNPVRRDFMASLEKETFDDKVGETVGRTEYRPLLDGKDGKGSSMMPGGQMGTGMQRQEPMGEKRPCPTGQQSAFNADYLSGPVSSMMGMPGEGNQNKGMKDSNMPDSLMEVWTNPNSWAGGESRLQASEGLPLSSSNSVEESPYSDPLSPHGSHSQETGSGDEMGSEGVNSSSKQQKRKKKKRRSRKEVYDFLDRQEAPDAKEEEGETESGASDGPLSPSSPSKEESWECEIRGRGGGRVRGRKNKSRMKLPEEWGPTPQEPTTPHSTQASVALESAMVNASGPLSSTLENISSPVAGPQTNPFSSFIEDTKPSHTPTAPPLTENPKPSHILTTDPALTDTFTSNLNMFEQPSPAKVNMDWEAETPVKNTASALHYEPMCIDDFKMPPPLATKDVLPPKKDEAALSFTDKASSDHGRPEVMSSTSDQKQLGPQSSPALSPQVSKTFLFLDSALQTPQASTPASQPQSQTTTPQVPPPNTTTSSSFQTTPPPLFSHSSQPGHDTPSPRPAVGSGLNPAAPPFIPTTLPLTEHQEPPLPEPPLLEVKAENKDKQEKADFFPKTDNLNIFEKTEKSDKMEKKEKEDEFKKVDNADKTSKSDKILKDEEKFHKTEKNYTNEKVDKPEKTNKDEKMEKKENGEKTDKMVKAENNEKAGKGTAKSPTTNGSKQDLTSPDSKAKTPENGPPVPKANGTANKNGSSTTATTKPAGPRPSASAPSLRRNTVPKTDIKPSDVKKPSTLKTTPIKPRVPRTSATAPSTPATNGEQPRRRITKPPVPKQTAMERKPPVPRAPRTPRPINAPLPDLKNVRSKIGSTDNMKYQPTGGKVSSAGASQSKDGPGKVMIVHKKLDFSHITSRCGSKDNIKHVPGGGNVQIQHKKVDLSKVTSKCGSKDNIKHKPGVSATGGGDVKIEAKANGNGNGKPKVGSMDNIGLEAGDGQIKAEGMPEKAAGKTSPPGGAPATGAGSMAKENGHKALPQPNPFGSDPMGMDKRIPETN comes from the exons GCTCCAGTATGATGCCAGGAGGACAGATGGGGACTGGGATGCAGCGGCAGGAACCAATGGGAGAGAAGCGTCCCTGTCCAACTGGGCAACAGTCTGCCTTCAATGCTGACTACCTTTCAG gcccAGTGTCTAGTATGATGGGAATGCCTGGTGAGGGGAACCAGAACAAAGGAATGAAGGACAGCAACATGCCAGACTCTCTCATGG AAGTTTGGACAAACCCAAACTCCTGGGCAGGTGGTGAGTCCAGGCTGCAAGCCTCAGAgggtctccccctctcctccagcaacTCAGTGGAGGAGAGCCCCTACTCCGACCCCCTCAGCCCCCACGGCTCCCACAGCCAGGAGACCGGCTCTGGGGACGAGATGGGGAGCGAAGGGGTCAACAGTAGCAGCAAGCagcagaagaggaagaagaagaaaaggaGGTCCAGGAAGGAGGTGTATGACTTCTTGGACAGGCAGGAGGCTCCGGATGCAAAGGAGGAGGAGGGCGAGACAGAGAGCGGAGCCTCAGACGGCCCTCTGAGCCCATCCTCCCCGAGCAAGGAGGAGAGCTGGGAGTGTGAGATccgagggaggggtgggggtagGGTAAGGGGCAGGAAGAATAAGAGCAGGATGAAGCTCCCAGAGGAGTGGGGGCCAACACCCCAGGAGCCAACGACACCTCATTCCACACAAGCGTCGGTGGCCCTGGAGTCTGCAATGGTAAATGCCTCTGGTCCCTTAAGTTCAACCCTGGAGAACATCTCCTCCCCCGTAGCCGGCCCCCAGACTAACCCCTTTAGCAGTTTTATAGAGGACACCAAACCCTCTCACACCCCCACTGCCCCACCCCTCACTGAGAACCCCAAACCCAGTCACATCCTCACCACAGACCCTGCCCTTACAGACACTTTTACTAGTAACCTAAACATGTTTGAGCAACCTTCCCCTGCCAAGGTAAACATGGACTGGGAGGCTGAGACTCCTGTTAAAAACACTGCCTCTGCCCTCCATTATGAACCCATGTGTATTGATGACTTTAAAATGCCCCCTCCCTTAGCCACTAAAGATGTCCTACCTCCCAAGAAGGATGAGGCGGCTCTGTCTTTCACTGACAAAGCCTCTTCTGATCATGGTCGTCCTGAGGTCATGTCGTCTACTTCTGACCAGAAGCAGCTGGGCCCTCAGAGCTCCCCGGCTCTCAGCCCCCAGGTCTCGAAGACCTTCCTCTTCCTTGACTCTGCCCTGCAGACCCCCCAAGCCAGCACTCCTGCTTCACAGCCCCAGTCCCAGACCACCACACCCCAGGTCCCTCCTCcaaacaccaccacctcctcctctttccagaccactcctcctccactgtttAGCCACTCCTCCCAGCCTGGTCACGACACTCCCAGTCCCCGCCCTGCAGTGGGCTCAGGCCTCAACCCTGCAGCCCCGCCCTTTATCCCCACTACACTGCCACTCACAGAGCACCAGGAGCCACCGCTGCCAGAGCCCCCCCTGCTGGAAG TGAAAGCAGAGAATAAGGACAAACAAGAGAAGGCAGATTTCTTTCCGAAGACAGATAACTTGAACATATTTGAGAAGACGGAGAAGTCCGACAAGAtggagaagaaagagaaagaagatgAATTTAAGAAAGTCGACAATGCCGACAAGACCTCAAAATCTGACAAGATTCTCAAAGATGAAGAGAAGTTCCATAAGACGGAGAAGAATTATACAAATGAAAAAGTGGACAAGCCAGAGAAGACAAACAAAGATGAGAAGATGGAGAAGAAAGAAAATGGGGAGAAAACTGACAAGATGGTCAAAGCTGAAAATAACGAAAAGGCTGGGAAAGGTACTGCAAAGTCCCCAACAACCAACGGAAGCAAGCAGGACCTCACCAGCCCAGACAGTAAGGCCAAG ACTCCGGAAAACGGTCCCCCTGTGCCAAAGGCCAACGGCACGGCAAATAAGAACGGTTCCTCTACAACCGCCACTACTAAACCTGCTGGGCCACGCCCCTCTGCTAGTGCCCCCTCTCTGCGCCGCAACACTG TTCCCAAGACTGATATCAAGCCAAGTGATGTGAAGAAGCCTAGTACGCTGAAGACAACACCAA TCAAGCCCAGGGTGCCTCGCACCTCCGCCACTGCTCCGAGCACTCCTGCCACCAACGGGGAGCAGCCTCGCCGACGCATCACCAAACCCCCAGTGCCCAAGCAGACCGCTATGGAGAGGAAGCCACCTGTACCCAGAGCACCTAGGACTCCCAGACCTATCAACGCACCCCTGCCAGACCTAAAGAATGTGCGCTCCAAGATCGGCTCCACAGACAACATGAAGTACCAGCCTACCGGCGGCAAG GTCTCCTCGGCGGGGGCTTCCCAATCCAAAGACGGCCCGGGCAAA GTTATGATAGTCCACAAAAAACTGGACTTCAGCCATATCACCTCTCGCTGTGGCTCCAAGGATAATATCAAGCATGTCCCTGGTGGAGGGAAT GTCCAGATTCAGCATAAGAAGGTGGACTTGAGCAAAGTGACCTCCAAGTGTGGCTCTAAGGATAACATCAAGCACAAGCCAG GTGTGTCCGCTACAGGGGGTGGAGACGTGAAGATTGAGGCTAAGGCCAATGGCAATGGTAATGGAAAGCCCAAGGTGGGGTCAATGGACAATATTGGCCTTGAGGCAGGGGATGGACAAATCAAG GCTGAGGGGATGCCGGAGAAAGCTGCAGGGAAAACATCTCCCCCTGGTGGAGCTCCAGCTACAGGTGCAGGAAGCATGGCTAAGGAGAACGGACATAAGGCCTTGCCTCAACCTAATCCCTTTGGGAGTGACCCGATGGGCATGGACAAACGCATCCCTGAGACAA ATTGA
- the map4l gene encoding microtubule-associated protein 4 isoform X3: protein MDLSLHDALTDGAPQSGPDNPVRRDFMASLEKETFDDKVGETVGRTEYRPLLDGKDGKGSSMMPGGQMGTGMQRQEPMGEKRPCPTGQQSAFNADYLSGPVSSMMGMPGEGNQNKGMKDSNMPDSLMEVWTNPNSWAGGESRLQASEGLPLSSSNSVEESPYSDPLSPHGSHSQETGSGDEMGSEGVNSSSKQQKRKKKKRRSRKEVYDFLDRQEAPDAKEEEGETESGASDGPLSPSSPSKEESWECEIRGRGGGRVRGRKNKSRMKLPEEWGPTPQEPTTPHSTQASVALESAMVNASGPLSSTLENISSPVAGPQTNPFSSFIEDTKPSHTPTAPPLTENPKPSHILTTDPALTDTFTSNLNMFEQPSPAKVNMDWEAETPVKNTASALHYEPMCIDDFKMPPPLATKDVLPPKKDEAALSFTDKASSDHGRPEVMSSTSDQKQLGPQSSPALSPQVSKTFLFLDSALQTPQASTPASQPQSQTTTPQVPPPNTTTSSSFQTTPPPLFSHSSQPGHDTPSPRPAVGSGLNPAAPPFIPTTLPLTEHQEPPLPEPPLLEVKAENKDKQEKADFFPKTDNLNIFEKTEKSDKMEKKEKEDEFKKVDNADKTSKSDKILKDEEKFHKTEKNYTNEKVDKPEKTNKDEKMEKKENGEKTDKMVKAENNEKAGKGTAKSPTTNGSKQDLTSPDSKAKPAVGSTKPNSAKTRPTSLSTGDAAGPPKRSSPTSSSANKKSPVTKATTPTACTKQPTPAASQTPKVTKSMTPENGPPVPKANGTANKNGSSTTATTKPAGPRPSASAPSLRRNTVPKTDIKPSDVKKPSTLKTTPIKPRVPRTSATAPSTPATNGEQPRRRITKPPVPKQTAMERKPPVPRAPRTPRPINAPLPDLKNVRSKIGSTDNMKYQPTGGKVSSAGASQSKDGPGKVMIVHKKLDFSHITSRCGSKDNIKHVPGGGNVQIQHKKVDLSKVTSKCGSKDNIKHKPGGGDVKIEAKANGNGNGKPKVGSMDNIGLEAGDGQIKAEGMPEKAAGKTSPPGGAPATGAGSMAKENGHKALPQPNPFGSDPMGMDKRIPETN from the exons GCTCCAGTATGATGCCAGGAGGACAGATGGGGACTGGGATGCAGCGGCAGGAACCAATGGGAGAGAAGCGTCCCTGTCCAACTGGGCAACAGTCTGCCTTCAATGCTGACTACCTTTCAG gcccAGTGTCTAGTATGATGGGAATGCCTGGTGAGGGGAACCAGAACAAAGGAATGAAGGACAGCAACATGCCAGACTCTCTCATGG AAGTTTGGACAAACCCAAACTCCTGGGCAGGTGGTGAGTCCAGGCTGCAAGCCTCAGAgggtctccccctctcctccagcaacTCAGTGGAGGAGAGCCCCTACTCCGACCCCCTCAGCCCCCACGGCTCCCACAGCCAGGAGACCGGCTCTGGGGACGAGATGGGGAGCGAAGGGGTCAACAGTAGCAGCAAGCagcagaagaggaagaagaagaaaaggaGGTCCAGGAAGGAGGTGTATGACTTCTTGGACAGGCAGGAGGCTCCGGATGCAAAGGAGGAGGAGGGCGAGACAGAGAGCGGAGCCTCAGACGGCCCTCTGAGCCCATCCTCCCCGAGCAAGGAGGAGAGCTGGGAGTGTGAGATccgagggaggggtgggggtagGGTAAGGGGCAGGAAGAATAAGAGCAGGATGAAGCTCCCAGAGGAGTGGGGGCCAACACCCCAGGAGCCAACGACACCTCATTCCACACAAGCGTCGGTGGCCCTGGAGTCTGCAATGGTAAATGCCTCTGGTCCCTTAAGTTCAACCCTGGAGAACATCTCCTCCCCCGTAGCCGGCCCCCAGACTAACCCCTTTAGCAGTTTTATAGAGGACACCAAACCCTCTCACACCCCCACTGCCCCACCCCTCACTGAGAACCCCAAACCCAGTCACATCCTCACCACAGACCCTGCCCTTACAGACACTTTTACTAGTAACCTAAACATGTTTGAGCAACCTTCCCCTGCCAAGGTAAACATGGACTGGGAGGCTGAGACTCCTGTTAAAAACACTGCCTCTGCCCTCCATTATGAACCCATGTGTATTGATGACTTTAAAATGCCCCCTCCCTTAGCCACTAAAGATGTCCTACCTCCCAAGAAGGATGAGGCGGCTCTGTCTTTCACTGACAAAGCCTCTTCTGATCATGGTCGTCCTGAGGTCATGTCGTCTACTTCTGACCAGAAGCAGCTGGGCCCTCAGAGCTCCCCGGCTCTCAGCCCCCAGGTCTCGAAGACCTTCCTCTTCCTTGACTCTGCCCTGCAGACCCCCCAAGCCAGCACTCCTGCTTCACAGCCCCAGTCCCAGACCACCACACCCCAGGTCCCTCCTCcaaacaccaccacctcctcctctttccagaccactcctcctccactgtttAGCCACTCCTCCCAGCCTGGTCACGACACTCCCAGTCCCCGCCCTGCAGTGGGCTCAGGCCTCAACCCTGCAGCCCCGCCCTTTATCCCCACTACACTGCCACTCACAGAGCACCAGGAGCCACCGCTGCCAGAGCCCCCCCTGCTGGAAG TGAAAGCAGAGAATAAGGACAAACAAGAGAAGGCAGATTTCTTTCCGAAGACAGATAACTTGAACATATTTGAGAAGACGGAGAAGTCCGACAAGAtggagaagaaagagaaagaagatgAATTTAAGAAAGTCGACAATGCCGACAAGACCTCAAAATCTGACAAGATTCTCAAAGATGAAGAGAAGTTCCATAAGACGGAGAAGAATTATACAAATGAAAAAGTGGACAAGCCAGAGAAGACAAACAAAGATGAGAAGATGGAGAAGAAAGAAAATGGGGAGAAAACTGACAAGATGGTCAAAGCTGAAAATAACGAAAAGGCTGGGAAAGGTACTGCAAAGTCCCCAACAACCAACGGAAGCAAGCAGGACCTCACCAGCCCAGACAGTAAGGCCAAG CCTGCTGTTGGGTCAACCAAACCAAACTCTGCCAAAACACGGCCCACCTCTTTGTCCACTGGGGACGCAGCTGGCCCCCCAAAACGTTCCTCCCCCACCTCAAGCTCTGCCAATAAAAAAAGTCCTGTTACCAAGGCAACCACTCCCACTGCTTGCACCAAGCAGCCAACGCCCGCTGCCAGTCAAACCCCTAAAGTCACCAAGTCCATG ACTCCGGAAAACGGTCCCCCTGTGCCAAAGGCCAACGGCACGGCAAATAAGAACGGTTCCTCTACAACCGCCACTACTAAACCTGCTGGGCCACGCCCCTCTGCTAGTGCCCCCTCTCTGCGCCGCAACACTG TTCCCAAGACTGATATCAAGCCAAGTGATGTGAAGAAGCCTAGTACGCTGAAGACAACACCAA TCAAGCCCAGGGTGCCTCGCACCTCCGCCACTGCTCCGAGCACTCCTGCCACCAACGGGGAGCAGCCTCGCCGACGCATCACCAAACCCCCAGTGCCCAAGCAGACCGCTATGGAGAGGAAGCCACCTGTACCCAGAGCACCTAGGACTCCCAGACCTATCAACGCACCCCTGCCAGACCTAAAGAATGTGCGCTCCAAGATCGGCTCCACAGACAACATGAAGTACCAGCCTACCGGCGGCAAG GTCTCCTCGGCGGGGGCTTCCCAATCCAAAGACGGCCCGGGCAAA GTTATGATAGTCCACAAAAAACTGGACTTCAGCCATATCACCTCTCGCTGTGGCTCCAAGGATAATATCAAGCATGTCCCTGGTGGAGGGAAT GTCCAGATTCAGCATAAGAAGGTGGACTTGAGCAAAGTGACCTCCAAGTGTGGCTCTAAGGATAACATCAAGCACAAGCCAG GGGGTGGAGACGTGAAGATTGAGGCTAAGGCCAATGGCAATGGTAATGGAAAGCCCAAGGTGGGGTCAATGGACAATATTGGCCTTGAGGCAGGGGATGGACAAATCAAG GCTGAGGGGATGCCGGAGAAAGCTGCAGGGAAAACATCTCCCCCTGGTGGAGCTCCAGCTACAGGTGCAGGAAGCATGGCTAAGGAGAACGGACATAAGGCCTTGCCTCAACCTAATCCCTTTGGGAGTGACCCGATGGGCATGGACAAACGCATCCCTGAGACAA ATTGA
- the map4l gene encoding uncharacterized protein map4l isoform X9, with amino-acid sequence MSSLSNQQQQSGGGGQRCEYTELGKVPSVSMAPPQQAPQGWDRQQDQMGPQCFGGSPGAPRLTDEDKLSSLFDGPSSGSGFKVESSDLKVPGRMGVGLGAPLGLGSAWESPTNSVSSSPFPACPGKLFPTPGQEHRANGAAALRVSPAVQHDASPFPNTQKVDNCVWNPSFSGPPHTGLKPAVQTSAPAPADNYCVIGVVNDNYSNFSEDSDEDTEPTLPRGGGTEQQHKAVRRAISDCSHLSVPGSFDFSQYPVQPGGLVDLPSPGSNIMGSKSPHSAVQRSLTVGEERKTVSPTLSPLSPLSPVRAPNSPPPRKGTGNGMSQSQSESVLLPVPLTGKTFNSINTKSSIEVKAENKDKQEKADFFPKTDNLNIFEKTEKSDKMEKKEKEDEFKKVDNADKTSKSDKILKDEEKFHKTEKNYTNEKVDKPEKTNKDEKMEKKENGEKTDKMVKAENNEKAGKGTAKSPTTNGSKQDLTSPDSKAKPAVGSTKPNSAKTRPTSLSTGDAAGPPKRSSPTSSSANKKSPVTKATTPTACTKQPTPAASQTPKVTKSMTPENGPPVPKANGTANKNGSSTTATTKPAGPRPSASAPSLRRNTVPKTDIKPSDVKKPSTLKTTPIKPRVPRTSATAPSTPATNGEQPRRRITKPPVPKQTAMERKPPVPRAPRTPRPINAPLPDLKNVRSKIGSTDNMKYQPTGGKVSSAGASQSKDGPGKVMIVHKKLDFSHITSRCGSKDNIKHVPGGGNVQIQHKKVDLSKVTSKCGSKDNIKHKPGVSATGGGDVKIEAKANGNGNGKPKVGSMDNIGLEAGDGQIKAEGMPEKAAGKTSPPGGAPATGAGSMAKENGHKALPQPNPFGSDPMGMDKRIPETN; translated from the exons atgtcttctctctccaATCAGCAGCAGCAGAGTGGTGGAGGTGGACAGCGCTGTGAGTATACTGAGCTGGGCAAGGTGCCCTCTGTCTCTATGGCGCCTCCTCAGCAGGCCCCTCAGGGCTGGGACCGGCAGCAGGACCAGATGGGACCACAATGTTTCGGGGGCAGCCCAGGGGCACCCAGACTAACCGACGAGGACAAGCTGTCAAGCCTCTTTGATGGACCTTCATCTGGATCAGGGTTCAAGGTGGAGTCGTCTGACCTCAAGGTGCCAGGGAGGATGGGTGTTGGACTCGGGGCACCTTTGGGTCTGGGCAGTGCTTGGGAGAGCCCCACAAATTCCGTCTCCTCTTCGCCCTTTCCAGCCTGCCCTGGGAAACTCTTCCCTACCCCGGGACAAGAACACAGGGCCAATGGAGCTGCAGCCCTGCGGGTGTCACCTGCTGTGCAGCATGACGCCTCACCGTTCCCCAACACACAAAAGGTGGACAACTGTGTATGGAATCCCTCCTTCTCTGGGCCACCCCACACAGGCCTTAAGCCTGCTGTTCAGACTTCTGCACCTGCACCTGCAGACAACTACTGTGTCATTGGTGTTGTCAACGACAACTACTCTAACTTCTCTGAAGACAGTGATGAGGACACGGAGCCTACTTTACCTCGAGGAGGAGGGACCGAGCAGCAACACAAAGCCGTGAGGCGCGCCATTTCTGACTGCTCCCACCTGTCTGTGCCGGGTAGCTTTGACTTCTCCCAGTACCCAGTGCAGCCTGGCGGACTAGTGGACCTGCCCTCGCCTGGAAGTAACATTATGGGGTCCAAGTCTCCACACTCGGCTGTGCAACGCTCTCTgacagtgggggaggagagaaagactgTGTCGCCcacactctctcctctgtccccacTGAGCCCTGTCAGGGCCCCCAACTCCCCTCCCCCCAGGAAAGGTACTGGTAATGGGATGTCACAGAGCCAGAGTGAGAGTGTTCTACTGCCGGTTCCCCTCACTGGAAAAACCTTCAACAGCATCAATACCAAAAGCTCCATTGAGG TGAAAGCAGAGAATAAGGACAAACAAGAGAAGGCAGATTTCTTTCCGAAGACAGATAACTTGAACATATTTGAGAAGACGGAGAAGTCCGACAAGAtggagaagaaagagaaagaagatgAATTTAAGAAAGTCGACAATGCCGACAAGACCTCAAAATCTGACAAGATTCTCAAAGATGAAGAGAAGTTCCATAAGACGGAGAAGAATTATACAAATGAAAAAGTGGACAAGCCAGAGAAGACAAACAAAGATGAGAAGATGGAGAAGAAAGAAAATGGGGAGAAAACTGACAAGATGGTCAAAGCTGAAAATAACGAAAAGGCTGGGAAAGGTACTGCAAAGTCCCCAACAACCAACGGAAGCAAGCAGGACCTCACCAGCCCAGACAGTAAGGCCAAG CCTGCTGTTGGGTCAACCAAACCAAACTCTGCCAAAACACGGCCCACCTCTTTGTCCACTGGGGACGCAGCTGGCCCCCCAAAACGTTCCTCCCCCACCTCAAGCTCTGCCAATAAAAAAAGTCCTGTTACCAAGGCAACCACTCCCACTGCTTGCACCAAGCAGCCAACGCCCGCTGCCAGTCAAACCCCTAAAGTCACCAAGTCCATG ACTCCGGAAAACGGTCCCCCTGTGCCAAAGGCCAACGGCACGGCAAATAAGAACGGTTCCTCTACAACCGCCACTACTAAACCTGCTGGGCCACGCCCCTCTGCTAGTGCCCCCTCTCTGCGCCGCAACACTG TTCCCAAGACTGATATCAAGCCAAGTGATGTGAAGAAGCCTAGTACGCTGAAGACAACACCAA TCAAGCCCAGGGTGCCTCGCACCTCCGCCACTGCTCCGAGCACTCCTGCCACCAACGGGGAGCAGCCTCGCCGACGCATCACCAAACCCCCAGTGCCCAAGCAGACCGCTATGGAGAGGAAGCCACCTGTACCCAGAGCACCTAGGACTCCCAGACCTATCAACGCACCCCTGCCAGACCTAAAGAATGTGCGCTCCAAGATCGGCTCCACAGACAACATGAAGTACCAGCCTACCGGCGGCAAG GTCTCCTCGGCGGGGGCTTCCCAATCCAAAGACGGCCCGGGCAAA GTTATGATAGTCCACAAAAAACTGGACTTCAGCCATATCACCTCTCGCTGTGGCTCCAAGGATAATATCAAGCATGTCCCTGGTGGAGGGAAT GTCCAGATTCAGCATAAGAAGGTGGACTTGAGCAAAGTGACCTCCAAGTGTGGCTCTAAGGATAACATCAAGCACAAGCCAG GTGTGTCCGCTACAGGGGGTGGAGACGTGAAGATTGAGGCTAAGGCCAATGGCAATGGTAATGGAAAGCCCAAGGTGGGGTCAATGGACAATATTGGCCTTGAGGCAGGGGATGGACAAATCAAG GCTGAGGGGATGCCGGAGAAAGCTGCAGGGAAAACATCTCCCCCTGGTGGAGCTCCAGCTACAGGTGCAGGAAGCATGGCTAAGGAGAACGGACATAAGGCCTTGCCTCAACCTAATCCCTTTGGGAGTGACCCGATGGGCATGGACAAACGCATCCCTGAGACAA ATTGA